The proteins below come from a single Faecalibaculum rodentium genomic window:
- a CDS encoding N-acetylmuramoyl-L-alanine amidase, whose protein sequence is MRKRIRRLLRRNHTTQKQSGPVRKRRLSPYGWALLVILAAALTVGTYWWFNRPGPIDKLDLTVLETSDRKAVQEGIHTEFSENEVYPVQDYAILGETLTLYQNPYDPIVTDPTLGKNITLRNILTGEELSYTFGGGGDLGIQTGNLPEGVYEIYLYDQYDKKRVYFDEKVLSDPLETMRRDKSVKSVVLDADRDILSDYDITLDRNYAFLVVTDQVPRVKTVDVVLDPGGNLYNELTGVTDTGTQYKDSSESQLAMELADLVAARLEAAGLKVAYTRQGDDIAGYYGDAGRAAAGYSRQGKVFLSLVMTEDENTARPWLLTSPFVSGSLPSNMAYALRQAGIELRSVNATAPDDAVAYDTQQQNEDWSYNQFSMTPAIRETGGKITWAGQSGVITGNQMYQDAAGMYPVQFVFGNAENEDSMEYYLTHKEQIADGLAAGILEYYGIEPPESDSETQAVGGSTGTPQASSVPAQDSTEQGTDPSRAE, encoded by the coding sequence ATGCGAAAACGAATCCGACGGCTTTTGCGCCGCAACCATACAACACAGAAACAGTCCGGACCCGTCAGGAAACGCCGGCTGTCACCCTACGGCTGGGCCCTGCTGGTCATACTCGCCGCAGCCCTGACAGTCGGCACCTACTGGTGGTTCAACAGACCCGGCCCCATTGACAAGCTGGACCTTACCGTCCTGGAAACCAGTGACCGGAAAGCCGTGCAGGAGGGTATCCATACGGAATTCTCCGAAAATGAGGTATACCCGGTCCAGGACTACGCCATTCTCGGTGAAACCCTGACCCTGTACCAGAATCCCTACGATCCCATTGTCACAGACCCGACACTGGGAAAGAACATCACCCTGCGCAACATCCTCACCGGCGAAGAGTTATCCTATACGTTTGGAGGCGGCGGAGACCTGGGCATCCAGACCGGGAACCTGCCCGAAGGGGTGTACGAAATCTATCTCTACGATCAGTACGACAAAAAACGGGTGTATTTCGACGAAAAAGTCCTGTCGGATCCCCTGGAAACCATGCGGCGGGACAAAAGCGTAAAATCGGTGGTGCTGGATGCCGACAGGGACATCCTGTCTGACTACGACATCACCCTGGACCGCAACTATGCCTTCCTGGTCGTGACCGACCAGGTGCCCAGAGTGAAGACCGTGGACGTGGTCCTGGACCCCGGCGGCAATCTGTACAATGAGCTCACCGGTGTGACGGATACCGGCACACAGTACAAGGACTCCAGCGAATCGCAGCTGGCCATGGAACTCGCCGACCTGGTTGCCGCCAGACTCGAGGCTGCAGGGCTCAAGGTCGCCTACACGCGGCAAGGAGACGACATTGCCGGGTACTACGGAGATGCAGGCCGGGCCGCAGCCGGATACAGCCGCCAGGGCAAGGTGTTCCTGTCCCTGGTCATGACAGAAGACGAGAATACGGCCAGGCCATGGCTGCTCACGAGTCCTTTCGTGTCCGGCAGCCTCCCTTCCAACATGGCCTACGCCCTGCGCCAGGCAGGGATTGAACTCCGGAGCGTGAACGCCACGGCCCCCGATGATGCCGTAGCCTATGATACCCAGCAGCAGAACGAAGACTGGAGCTACAACCAGTTCTCCATGACCCCGGCAATCCGGGAAACCGGCGGGAAGATCACCTGGGCGGGCCAGAGCGGCGTCATCACCGGCAACCAGATGTACCAGGATGCAGCCGGCATGTATCCCGTGCAGTTCGTGTTCGGGAACGCGGAAAACGAAGACTCCATGGAATACTACCTGACACACAAGGAACAGATCGCGGATGGACTCGCAGCCGGGATCCTGGAATACTACGGGATCGAACCGCCGGAATCCGACAGCGAAACCCAGGCTGTCGGCGGATCCACCGGCACACCCCAGGCATCTTCCGTTCCCGCCCAGGACTCGACGGAGCAGGGAACAGATCCTTCCCGGGCAGAATAA